A part of Streptomyces sp. DSM 40750 genomic DNA contains:
- a CDS encoding glycosyltransferase family 87 protein, whose product MCGMPSAETTRVSVDEPEPVRPTKEDEVASTGSELIGGPIGRRALLGTSWWTPVRVVALVAIGMFALGMVQKLPCYDGAWFFGASSQYTHACYSDIPHLYQGRGFADGLVPYFDKIPGDMEYLEYPVLTGVFMEVAAWLTPGSGTIQRQEQWYWMVNAGMLMVCAAVIAVCSARIHRRRPWDGLLVALAPAFALTATINWDLLAVALLAAAMLMWSRQRPLAFGVLIGLATAAKFYPFLVLGPLLVLCWRAGKWRAYVTALLGAVGAWLAVNLPVMLLAPDGWAKFYRFSQERGVDFGSFFLVIAQRVNIQITPETANAYAMVSMVLVCAGIAALTLTAPRRPRFAQLAFLIVAAFILTNKVYSPQYVLWLVPLAALARPRWRDFLIWQACEVGYFLGIWMYLAYTTSGEAHKGLPAEGYQLAIMAHLLGTLFLCVVVVRDIFMPERDMVRRAGDDDPSGGVLDGAEDVHVYGAAAHPPRHAMYFEGPPVEWGSRGPEDSSP is encoded by the coding sequence ATGTGCGGCATGCCCAGTGCAGAGACGACGCGAGTGAGCGTGGACGAGCCGGAGCCAGTGCGGCCGACCAAGGAGGACGAGGTCGCTTCGACCGGCAGTGAGCTGATCGGCGGCCCGATCGGGCGGCGGGCCCTGCTCGGCACATCCTGGTGGACGCCGGTACGGGTCGTCGCGCTGGTGGCCATCGGCATGTTCGCGCTCGGCATGGTGCAGAAGCTGCCCTGCTACGACGGCGCATGGTTCTTCGGAGCCAGCTCCCAGTACACGCACGCGTGCTACTCGGACATCCCACACCTCTACCAGGGGCGTGGCTTCGCCGACGGACTCGTGCCGTACTTCGACAAGATCCCCGGCGACATGGAGTACCTCGAGTACCCGGTGCTGACCGGTGTGTTCATGGAGGTCGCCGCCTGGCTCACCCCGGGCAGCGGCACCATCCAGAGACAAGAGCAGTGGTACTGGATGGTCAATGCCGGGATGCTGATGGTCTGCGCGGCGGTCATCGCCGTCTGCAGCGCGCGCATCCACCGTCGGCGCCCCTGGGACGGCCTTCTGGTGGCCTTGGCGCCTGCTTTCGCGCTGACCGCAACCATCAACTGGGACCTGCTCGCCGTGGCTCTACTGGCCGCCGCGATGCTGATGTGGTCGCGACAGCGTCCCCTCGCCTTCGGTGTGCTGATCGGTCTCGCCACGGCCGCCAAGTTCTACCCGTTCCTGGTGCTCGGACCGCTCCTCGTGCTGTGCTGGCGGGCGGGCAAGTGGCGTGCATACGTGACCGCGCTGCTCGGTGCCGTCGGGGCCTGGCTCGCGGTGAACCTGCCGGTGATGCTCCTGGCACCGGACGGATGGGCGAAGTTCTATCGCTTCAGCCAGGAACGCGGCGTCGACTTCGGCTCCTTCTTCCTCGTCATCGCGCAGCGGGTGAACATCCAGATCACCCCCGAGACGGCGAACGCGTACGCAATGGTCTCTATGGTGCTCGTCTGCGCAGGTATCGCCGCACTTACGTTGACCGCCCCTCGCCGCCCGCGCTTCGCGCAGCTCGCCTTCCTGATCGTCGCGGCCTTCATCCTCACCAACAAGGTCTACTCGCCGCAGTACGTGCTCTGGCTGGTGCCTCTAGCCGCGCTGGCCCGGCCCCGCTGGCGGGACTTCCTGATCTGGCAGGCCTGCGAGGTCGGGTACTTCCTGGGGATCTGGATGTACCTCGCGTACACGACCAGCGGAGAGGCTCACAAGGGCCTGCCTGCCGAGGGCTACCAACTCGCCATCATGGCCCACCTGTTGGGGACCCTCTTCCTGTGTGTCGTCGTCGTACGCGACATCTTCATGCCGGAGCGGGACATGGTGCGCCGGGCCGGTGACGACGATCCGTCCGGCGGGGTGCTCGACGGCGCGGAGGACGTTCATGTGTACGGCGCCGCGGCCCATCCCCCGCGGCACGCGATGTACTTCGAGGGGCCGCCGGTGGAGTGGGGCAGCCGTGGCCCGGAGGACAGTTCGCCCTGA